One Corallococcus exiguus DNA segment encodes these proteins:
- a CDS encoding DEAD/DEAH box helicase, producing MVEDFSEMHGDGGRVVSRTQDSRVGAVPSAPADSAGTATGKQTLRVRVDAGLRLAAGDVPPKMMKGLCQALSLPNPAYVKLVRLRKRPGAEPQTLYFFRQQERELVLPRGAIHLLRRAADEAGLTLSFEDARVLPPNRLPKLPAVSLRDYQAAAVERLAKATQGTAVLPCGAGKSVLAVGAIARLRTPALILVHTLDLAEQWREHVRERLGLEAGLVGAGEEEVRPVTVAVVQSLARWDEAKLDAFLHGFGLLVLDEAHHIAASAFHRLVDRCPARYRLGLTATPEREDGLTPLLRLYLGAPLAVVKHEDLVARGVLVVPEVRAVETTFDYPYFRASDYAPMLEALAEDKARNDLVLGAVAREAWAGHLCLVLTGRVDHCELLAHRLSAAGLSAAALTSEVPRDARKALLDQARAGRVRVLVATSLADEGLDLPRLSRVFLAYPGRARGRTVQRLGRLMRPHPEKKSAVLIDFVDGQVPLLRRHYAERRQQYATVLGVATAANAN from the coding sequence ATGGTGGAAGACTTCTCCGAAATGCACGGGGACGGGGGACGTGTTGTCTCTCGCACCCAGGACTCCCGCGTGGGGGCTGTGCCGTCTGCGCCTGCGGACAGCGCGGGCACGGCCACAGGCAAGCAGACGCTGCGCGTACGCGTGGATGCGGGCTTGCGGCTCGCGGCGGGCGACGTGCCGCCGAAGATGATGAAGGGCCTCTGCCAGGCGCTCTCCCTTCCCAATCCCGCCTACGTGAAGCTGGTGCGGCTGCGAAAGCGCCCCGGGGCGGAGCCCCAGACGCTGTACTTCTTCCGCCAGCAGGAGCGGGAGCTGGTGCTGCCGCGCGGGGCCATTCACCTGCTGCGCCGGGCCGCGGACGAGGCGGGCCTGACGCTCTCCTTCGAGGACGCGCGGGTGCTGCCGCCCAATCGCCTGCCGAAGCTGCCGGCGGTGTCACTGCGCGACTACCAGGCCGCGGCCGTGGAGCGGCTGGCGAAGGCCACACAGGGGACGGCGGTGCTGCCATGCGGGGCCGGGAAGAGCGTCCTGGCCGTGGGGGCCATTGCGCGCTTGCGCACGCCGGCACTCATCCTCGTCCACACGTTGGATTTGGCGGAGCAGTGGCGAGAGCACGTGCGCGAGCGTCTGGGCCTGGAGGCGGGCCTCGTGGGCGCGGGGGAGGAGGAGGTGCGGCCCGTCACCGTGGCCGTCGTCCAGTCCCTGGCCCGGTGGGACGAGGCGAAGCTTGACGCCTTCCTCCACGGCTTCGGCCTGCTCGTCCTCGATGAGGCCCACCACATCGCCGCCAGCGCCTTCCACCGTCTGGTGGATCGCTGCCCGGCGCGCTACCGACTGGGATTGACGGCGACGCCCGAGCGAGAGGACGGGTTGACGCCGCTCTTGCGCCTGTACCTGGGCGCGCCCCTGGCCGTGGTGAAGCACGAGGACCTCGTCGCGCGCGGCGTGCTGGTGGTGCCCGAGGTGCGCGCCGTGGAGACGACCTTCGACTACCCCTACTTCCGCGCCTCGGACTACGCGCCCATGCTGGAGGCCCTGGCGGAGGACAAGGCGCGCAATGACCTCGTCCTCGGTGCCGTGGCCCGCGAAGCGTGGGCAGGCCACCTGTGCCTCGTCCTCACGGGGCGGGTGGACCACTGCGAACTGCTGGCGCATCGGCTCTCGGCCGCCGGCCTGTCGGCCGCCGCGTTGACGAGCGAGGTGCCGCGCGATGCGCGCAAGGCCCTCTTGGACCAGGCCCGCGCCGGGCGCGTCCGTGTGCTGGTGGCCACAAGCCTGGCGGATGAGGGGCTCGACTTGCCGCGCCTCTCACGCGTCTTCCTGGCGTACCCCGGCCGCGCGCGTGGACGCACCGTCCAGCGCCTCGGGCGCCTCATGCGCCCGCATCCGGAGAAGAAGAGCGCCGTCCTCATCGACTTCGTCGACGGGCAGGTGCCGCTCTTGCGGCGCCACTACGCGGAGCGCCGACAGCAGTACGCCACGGTGCTGGGAGTGGCCACCGCGGCAAACGCAAATTGA